A section of the Pseudanabaena mucicola str. Chao 1806 genome encodes:
- the ftsH gene encoding ATP-dependent zinc metalloprotease FtsH, translating to MAVKKEDPKRSRARLIGNVLLLIGSALLIINIFLPNLFAPALPRVPYSLFVHEVEEGNVARVYIGQDQITYQLRGVSPDIPGDVISTTPIFDLNLPERLEKNGVEFAAAPVKKDNFFGTLLSWVIPPLIFVGIFQLFSRNGGGGAPGGLQIGKSKAKVYVEGESTKTLFADVAGVDEAKQELQEIVQFLKTPEKYTKIGAKIPKGVLLVGPPGTGKTLLAKAVAGEAGVPFFSISGSEFVELFVGVGSSRVRDLFEQAKKQSPCIIFIDELDAIGKARSSGGMYGGNDEREQTLNQLLTEMDGFGVDGTTVIVLAATNRPETLDQALLRPGRFDRQVLVDRPDKSGRLEILKIHAAKVTLDSSIDLETIATRTSGFAGADLANLVNEAALLAARAGRETVLLEDFAEAVERVVAGLEKKSRVLNENEKRIVAYHEVGHALVGALNPGSGRVEKISIVPRGMAALGYTLQLPTEDRFLMSKEEIEAQIATLLGGRSAEEIIFGSITTGASNDLQRATELADKMVTSYGMSEVLGPLAYQKQQNQFLGGMEMARNVSPATSEAIDKEIKTIVENAHAKALAILNTNRDLLESISEKLLETEVIEGEFLSNLLAQVKPLEVNA from the coding sequence ATGGCTGTTAAAAAAGAAGATCCCAAGCGATCGCGTGCTCGTCTGATTGGCAATGTCCTATTATTGATCGGCTCAGCATTGCTCATAATAAACATTTTTCTCCCAAATTTATTTGCACCTGCTTTGCCTCGTGTTCCCTATAGCCTATTCGTCCATGAGGTCGAAGAAGGTAATGTGGCAAGAGTCTATATTGGACAAGACCAAATCACCTATCAACTCAGAGGGGTTAGCCCTGACATTCCTGGGGATGTCATTTCTACAACCCCTATTTTTGACTTGAATTTACCCGAACGCCTTGAAAAGAATGGCGTAGAATTTGCGGCAGCTCCTGTCAAGAAAGATAATTTCTTCGGTACATTACTAAGTTGGGTGATTCCTCCGCTCATCTTTGTCGGTATCTTCCAACTGTTTAGTCGTAACGGTGGTGGCGGTGCTCCTGGAGGTTTGCAAATTGGCAAGAGCAAGGCAAAGGTCTATGTCGAAGGTGAATCCACCAAGACTCTTTTTGCCGATGTGGCTGGTGTCGATGAAGCTAAGCAAGAACTACAAGAAATTGTCCAGTTTCTGAAGACTCCTGAGAAATACACTAAAATTGGTGCAAAGATTCCCAAAGGTGTCCTGCTGGTTGGTCCTCCTGGAACTGGTAAAACCCTCCTTGCTAAAGCAGTGGCAGGCGAAGCAGGTGTTCCCTTCTTCAGTATCTCTGGTTCAGAATTTGTCGAACTCTTTGTCGGTGTAGGTTCCTCCCGTGTCCGTGACCTATTTGAACAAGCGAAAAAACAATCCCCTTGTATCATCTTTATCGATGAACTAGATGCGATCGGTAAGGCTCGCTCTAGCGGTGGCATGTATGGCGGTAATGATGAACGCGAACAAACGCTCAACCAACTGCTTACGGAAATGGATGGTTTTGGCGTAGATGGAACGACAGTAATCGTTCTTGCCGCAACTAACCGCCCCGAAACCCTTGACCAAGCGCTACTCCGTCCTGGACGTTTTGATCGTCAAGTCTTGGTCGATCGCCCCGACAAGAGTGGACGCTTAGAAATCCTCAAAATTCATGCTGCAAAAGTCACCCTTGATAGCAGTATTGATCTGGAAACGATCGCGACCCGTACTTCAGGATTTGCAGGTGCAGACCTCGCTAACCTAGTAAACGAAGCGGCGCTACTAGCGGCCCGTGCTGGACGAGAAACAGTCTTATTAGAAGACTTCGCCGAAGCTGTGGAACGTGTCGTCGCTGGGCTCGAAAAGAAGAGTCGCGTTCTCAATGAGAATGAGAAACGGATCGTTGCCTATCACGAAGTTGGTCATGCCCTTGTGGGAGCCTTGAACCCTGGAAGTGGTAGAGTTGAGAAGATTTCGATTGTCCCTCGCGGCATGGCAGCCCTCGGTTACACCTTGCAATTACCAACGGAAGATCGCTTCTTGATGAGCAAAGAAGAAATCGAAGCACAAATTGCCACCCTCCTCGGTGGGCGCTCTGCTGAAGAAATCATCTTTGGTAGCATCACCACTGGCGCATCTAACGATCTGCAACGGGCTACGGAACTCGCTGATAAAATGGTCACTAGCTATGGCATGAGCGAAGTTTTAGGACCTCTAGCTTACCAAAAGCAGCAAAATCAATTCCTCGGTGGTATGGAAATGGCTCGCAATGTCAGCCCTGCCACATCGGAAGCGATCGACAAGGAAATCAAAACCATCGTCGAGAATGCTCATGCAAAAGCACTAGCAATTCTCAACACTAATCGTGATTTACTAGAGTCGATCTCTGAGAAGCTTTTAGAAACAGAAGTGATTGAAGGTGAGTTTCTCTCAAATTTGTTAGCTCAGGTGAAACCCCTAGAAGTTAACGCATAA
- a CDS encoding ShlB/FhaC/HecB family hemolysin secretion/activation protein: protein MSCIHLFLPKNCFCLLASLSVCQLLVLKFDAPACAEFNSLIATTPQNQAIAQTKPPTDNTQNAAPVEVPISIKRIDIVGSTILTPNQIDQLTSPLIGKSATISQISEIADKITKIYQENNFITSRAFLPPQDIKDGVVKIQVLEGKIERIDIGRAGKVDGRLNDNYIRDRIALGATHPLNFTNIEEKLQLLRADPLVADIKANLISGSTPDQNIVNVTLSEAKTFSVNTFIDNYGNTSSGIFRVGATVQEANLTGNGDSIYLSYTRSGSSDNYSLGYFYPINPMGGTLGFNFSTGQSPVTEPPFNTLNISTNTQTFELAYRQPIVRSLTEEFTLGVGFSFGNSSSFLDGESFNFQNLLFDDGNSQTRVLNLNQEYIRRDNSGAWALRSSFNFGLGMLGATIRNDNSPDGRFFYWVGQLLRVQRLGEDKDTLATFRFNLQLAGDSLLSSNRFSIGGPQSVRGYRQSQLVGDNGIQSSLEIQIPAVRDLEGIPIVKVLPFMEAGAIWNARNNNFGNQSLLGIGLGAIYQPSRNFTFRLDYGIPLINAGNPYTNLQDSGIYFAVSGNF from the coding sequence GTGAGTTGTATCCATCTATTTCTCCCCAAAAACTGCTTTTGCCTATTGGCTAGTCTATCTGTCTGTCAGCTATTGGTATTGAAATTTGATGCTCCTGCATGTGCCGAATTCAATTCTCTAATTGCTACAACTCCTCAAAATCAGGCGATCGCACAAACTAAGCCTCCTACAGATAATACTCAAAATGCTGCACCTGTTGAAGTTCCAATTTCGATCAAGCGTATTGATATTGTTGGCAGTACTATTCTCACTCCGAACCAAATTGATCAACTTACATCTCCTTTAATCGGTAAATCCGCCACAATCTCTCAAATCAGCGAGATTGCAGATAAAATCACCAAAATATATCAAGAAAATAATTTTATTACTTCAAGAGCTTTTCTTCCGCCCCAAGATATTAAAGATGGAGTTGTTAAAATCCAAGTTTTGGAAGGTAAAATCGAACGTATAGATATTGGACGAGCAGGGAAAGTAGATGGTAGGTTAAATGATAACTATATACGCGATCGCATTGCTCTAGGTGCAACGCATCCTCTCAACTTTACAAATATAGAAGAAAAACTTCAGCTATTGCGTGCCGATCCCTTAGTTGCTGATATCAAAGCCAATCTCATCTCAGGCAGCACTCCAGATCAAAATATTGTAAACGTTACTTTGAGCGAGGCGAAAACCTTCTCTGTAAATACATTCATTGACAATTATGGAAACACATCGTCAGGAATCTTTCGTGTTGGAGCTACAGTTCAAGAGGCAAACCTGACTGGTAATGGTGACTCTATTTATCTTAGCTACACGCGATCAGGCAGTTCGGACAACTATAGTTTAGGATACTTCTATCCCATTAATCCTATGGGTGGAACACTAGGATTTAACTTTTCCACGGGGCAAAGTCCTGTTACAGAGCCACCCTTCAATACGCTCAATATTTCTACTAATACCCAGACATTTGAATTAGCATATCGTCAGCCAATAGTACGTTCTTTAACTGAAGAGTTTACTCTTGGAGTTGGTTTTAGCTTTGGGAATAGTTCTTCTTTTCTAGATGGCGAGTCTTTTAATTTTCAGAATTTACTCTTTGATGATGGAAATTCTCAAACTCGTGTTCTGAATCTTAACCAAGAATATATCAGGCGCGATAATTCTGGGGCTTGGGCTTTACGCTCCTCTTTCAATTTTGGGTTAGGCATGTTGGGAGCTACTATCCGCAATGACAACTCCCCAGATGGAAGGTTTTTTTATTGGGTAGGTCAACTTTTAAGAGTACAAAGATTGGGTGAAGATAAGGATACTCTTGCTACCTTTCGTTTTAATCTTCAGTTAGCTGGCGATTCTCTCCTTTCTTCTAATCGCTTTAGTATTGGTGGACCTCAGTCTGTTCGTGGGTATCGTCAGAGTCAATTAGTTGGTGATAATGGCATTCAAAGTTCGTTAGAGATTCAGATACCAGCTGTGCGTGATCTTGAGGGTATTCCGATTGTCAAGGTTTTACCTTTTATGGAAGCAGGAGCAATCTGGAATGCTCGGAATAATAACTTTGGCAACCAGTCTCTTTTGGGTATTGGATTGGGTGCAATTTACCAACCATCTCGTAATTTCACTTTTCGCCTAGATTATGGAATCCCTTTGATTAATGCGGGAAATCCTTATACTAACCTTCAAGACTCAGGGATATATTTTGCTGTTAGTGGTAATTTTTAG
- a CDS encoding CHAT domain-containing protein, whose product MSNRVLLSLAIMISYGYSLQPVSAQIQIDGSTATQVNGNTISPTGSGTVSNGNLFHSFNQFNVTQTGVIFNTGNSNVNGANINNIINRVTGDTPSSILGTIQSRQSFPNANVYLINPNGIVFGQNAKLDIGGSFHANTGTGLTFSNNQTLSVDKNSTVFPSGDPQKILFTINQPAGIINQGNLQVDAGKSITFTGGTIVQTGSLTAPNGNVAITSVLGNRQVELRSPDAVLGLTVESSGLSPDWNGKITDLPNLAALLTSKVPTANQVVIKPDGSLVLVEAVTSPDILVSNGTSVVSGKIDVSSPLFQGGNVGIFGNQVSLVNAKIDASGLTGGGTVLVGGNLQGKGIQPNAVRTFVDSSSMINVSAILNGNGGKAIIWADRSTEFLGTIVANAGDTSGNGGFVEVSGKESLNYRGSVSTLAPNGKIGSLLLDPTNINIVLIPLLPEDINVTLINNALSNVILQATNDINFQTSVNVSAVGVGLTAQAGRDINFNDSISTNGGALNFSAGRNIIGANLTGNISTSSSIVNAGNVTLAADGNIIVNSIQATSTVGDGGNVTLAAGGKIQTTGASLFAGISYSIVTNSSTVGNAGNISLTSTNGEIDVSSDRVQAVAFNGNSGNITFNAFGDITTGSGIFPFAAVASFIAFGGSGNAGFISFTSTAGSIDTSQGYVDASGNNITFRAAQNIRTQQLNAIGTNVGGTISLISTGGSIDTSIGSGVLRVDATNGSAGNILIQAAGDIKTRLVNAQPVTGLGGKVEMISGSSIDTTLGAITVNGSNGDAGSIFLQSFGNISTGQLTAGVLTGTGNAGQITLISSNGAINTSTSTVRARTLSGVNGLGGKISFQSDGNITTGEILATGSLGGGTVKLTSQNGAINTIPGVNIDTSSTVGNGGDIIFSAYSSITTNALIAKSDFGNGGRIDLDPIGDIVFTYADTSGAIQGGNFRAFSSGGNIRATSTNPLLGSCFGSSICTAGGTGGLVFIRHGGLNPFIIGDPSKNGTLGTVTTGTSTLELGKVIPVGTSIFAQGNIAIAPSGNAVLEPPSSDNDKVWKLSDVDEQKLLGIRNVLKEQVDLAFQKQDLAKAFDLIERAYVSELEIFLGNSLKVKPIDIANAQDILGDIAKRTGSAAALIYPIVLSDRLEIMVIPPKDKGKPFSVSNRADTEQVMNDVLVQYRSELIDSSSNDYLANAQKLYNWIMRPIDAELQARKIDTVVFVMDSGLRVIPPGALHDGKQFLVERYAAVNIAALRLTRLEDRDRKNTRILAMGLTESVSGFSALPSVEVEIRTINSELLAGTSLLNKEFTVSNLQAQRLQNDYGIVHLATHGKFISDNANDSFIQFWDSRLTLERIPRLRFDSPVVEMLTLSACETSVGNNLGISGLAVDSGARSVLASLWAISDAGTAPLMINFYKLFPEAKTKALALQQAQRSLIDGSLRIENNKIIGIQGIPPISLNNNVGKLDLRHPFFWAPFVLIGNWL is encoded by the coding sequence ATGAGTAATCGCGTTCTATTGAGCCTTGCAATAATGATATCCTATGGATATAGCCTACAACCAGTATCCGCACAGATCCAGATCGATGGGAGCACCGCAACACAAGTCAATGGCAATACCATCTCTCCAACTGGCTCAGGCACTGTAAGCAATGGCAATCTCTTTCATAGCTTTAATCAATTCAACGTAACACAAACAGGGGTTATTTTTAATACGGGGAACTCCAACGTTAATGGAGCAAATATTAACAACATAATCAACCGAGTTACAGGAGATACACCCTCTAGTATTTTAGGCACAATACAAAGTCGCCAATCCTTCCCTAACGCAAATGTATATCTAATTAATCCAAATGGGATTGTGTTTGGGCAGAATGCTAAGTTAGATATTGGCGGTTCATTTCATGCAAATACAGGAACAGGGCTAACCTTTAGCAATAATCAAACCCTTAGTGTTGATAAAAATTCCACAGTATTTCCTAGTGGAGATCCTCAGAAGATTCTATTTACAATCAATCAACCCGCAGGAATTATTAATCAAGGTAACTTACAAGTTGATGCTGGAAAAAGTATTACTTTTACTGGTGGAACAATAGTTCAGACAGGTAGTTTGACAGCACCTAATGGCAATGTTGCTATAACATCAGTTTTAGGAAATAGACAAGTAGAACTAAGATCGCCTGATGCTGTTTTAGGATTAACGGTTGAATCAAGTGGATTATCACCTGATTGGAATGGAAAAATTACTGACCTGCCTAATCTAGCGGCTCTTTTGACAAGTAAAGTTCCTACCGCAAATCAAGTGGTGATCAAACCCGATGGCTCGTTAGTTTTGGTTGAGGCGGTCACAAGTCCTGATATTCTAGTGTCCAATGGTACATCGGTGGTATCGGGGAAAATCGATGTTTCTTCGCCGCTATTTCAAGGTGGCAATGTAGGGATTTTTGGGAATCAAGTTTCACTAGTCAACGCGAAGATAGATGCTTCTGGGCTGACGGGTGGTGGAACGGTTTTAGTTGGAGGGAATTTGCAAGGTAAAGGAATTCAGCCAAATGCTGTACGCACATTTGTTGATTCTTCTTCGATGATTAATGTTAGTGCGATTCTCAATGGTAATGGCGGCAAAGCGATTATTTGGGCGGATCGCTCCACAGAATTTCTTGGCACTATCGTCGCAAATGCAGGAGATACTTCTGGAAATGGTGGTTTTGTGGAAGTATCAGGGAAAGAAAGTCTTAACTATCGTGGATCGGTTAGTACACTTGCTCCCAACGGCAAAATTGGCAGTCTTCTCCTCGATCCGACAAATATTAATATTGTGCTTATTCCTCTTCTTCCTGAAGATATTAATGTGACATTGATTAACAATGCGCTCTCTAATGTGATTTTACAAGCAACAAATGATATTAATTTTCAAACATCTGTTAATGTGTCTGCTGTTGGCGTGGGGTTGACTGCTCAGGCAGGACGAGATATCAACTTCAATGACTCAATTAGTACAAATGGAGGAGCATTGAATTTTTCAGCAGGTAGAAATATTATTGGAGCTAATTTGACAGGAAATATTTCTACATCTAGTAGTATTGTTAATGCTGGTAATGTCACTCTCGCTGCTGATGGCAATATTATTGTTAATAGTATTCAAGCTACTTCCACTGTTGGAGATGGAGGTAATGTCACTCTTGCTGCTGGTGGCAAAATTCAAACCACAGGAGCGTCGCTTTTTGCTGGTATCTCATACAGTATCGTTACGAATTCTTCAACTGTAGGAAATGCAGGAAATATTTCGCTCACGAGTACTAACGGAGAAATTGATGTCAGTTCGGATAGAGTCCAAGCTGTAGCGTTTAATGGGAACTCTGGAAATATTACATTTAATGCCTTTGGCGATATTACTACTGGCTCTGGGATATTTCCATTTGCAGCAGTAGCTTCTTTTATAGCATTTGGTGGATCTGGAAATGCTGGTTTCATTTCTTTTACTAGTACAGCAGGCTCGATTGATACTTCTCAGGGATATGTAGATGCTTCTGGAAACAACATCACATTTCGAGCAGCACAAAATATTAGGACTCAGCAGCTAAATGCGATTGGTACTAATGTGGGAGGTACAATTTCTCTCATCAGTACTGGGGGCTCCATTGATACTAGTATCGGTAGTGGGGTACTGCGTGTCGATGCTACTAACGGAAGTGCAGGTAATATCCTCATACAGGCGGCAGGCGATATTAAAACGAGATTAGTAAATGCTCAACCTGTAACGGGACTCGGTGGAAAAGTCGAAATGATTTCAGGCAGCTCAATTGATACAACCCTAGGCGCTATTACAGTGAATGGTTCTAATGGAGATGCGGGGAGCATTTTTCTCCAAAGTTTTGGCAATATTTCGACTGGGCAGTTGACGGCTGGTGTATTAACAGGAACAGGAAATGCGGGACAAATTACGTTAATCAGTAGCAATGGTGCAATTAATACTTCTACTTCTACTGTGCGAGCGAGAACTCTATCGGGGGTAAACGGATTAGGCGGTAAAATTAGCTTTCAATCAGATGGCAATATTACTACTGGCGAAATCTTAGCTACGGGTAGTTTAGGTGGAGGTACTGTGAAATTAACTAGCCAAAATGGAGCGATTAATACCATTCCTGGAGTCAATATTGATACGAGTTCCACTGTAGGTAACGGTGGCGACATTATTTTCTCTGCATATAGCAGTATCACTACAAATGCACTGATCGCTAAGAGTGATTTCGGCAATGGTGGGCGTATTGACCTCGATCCCATTGGCGATATTGTCTTTACTTATGCTGATACTTCTGGAGCTATTCAGGGTGGTAATTTTCGCGCATTTTCTTCAGGCGGGAATATTCGGGCGACCAGTACGAATCCTCTGCTAGGCTCTTGCTTTGGTTCCAGTATTTGCACAGCAGGAGGAACTGGAGGCTTAGTGTTTATTCGTCATGGAGGACTTAACCCGTTTATTATTGGAGATCCTTCAAAGAATGGAACCCTTGGTACTGTTACAACAGGAACTTCTACTCTGGAGTTAGGTAAAGTTATTCCTGTTGGTACGAGTATTTTTGCTCAAGGCAATATAGCCATTGCTCCATCGGGTAATGCTGTACTTGAACCACCATCAAGCGATAATGATAAAGTATGGAAACTTTCTGATGTGGACGAACAAAAACTGCTCGGAATTCGCAATGTCTTAAAAGAACAAGTTGATTTAGCATTTCAGAAACAGGATTTAGCCAAGGCTTTCGATCTTATTGAAAGAGCCTATGTATCAGAACTAGAGATCTTTTTGGGTAACTCTCTTAAAGTTAAACCAATTGATATCGCGAATGCTCAAGATATACTTGGTGATATTGCCAAACGGACTGGGAGTGCCGCCGCACTAATTTATCCCATAGTTCTGAGCGATCGCTTAGAAATTATGGTCATTCCTCCCAAAGACAAGGGTAAGCCTTTTAGTGTGTCCAACCGAGCCGATACAGAACAGGTGATGAATGATGTACTGGTGCAGTATCGTTCAGAGTTGATTGATTCTTCCTCAAATGATTATTTAGCCAATGCCCAAAAGTTGTACAACTGGATTATGCGTCCTATTGACGCAGAGTTACAAGCCCGCAAGATCGATACGGTTGTCTTTGTCATGGATTCGGGACTGCGTGTAATTCCTCCAGGAGCGCTTCATGATGGTAAACAGTTTCTAGTCGAACGCTATGCGGCAGTTAATATTGCCGCTTTGCGGTTGACAAGACTTGAAGATCGCGATCGCAAAAATACTCGCATCTTAGCAATGGGTTTGACCGAATCAGTTAGTGGATTTAGTGCTTTGCCTTCTGTAGAGGTTGAAATTCGTACCATTAATTCTGAATTACTAGCAGGTACTTCTTTATTGAATAAAGAATTCACGGTAAGTAATTTGCAGGCTCAGAGATTGCAGAATGATTATGGAATTGTGCATTTGGCAACCCATGGTAAGTTTATCAGTGATAATGCTAATGATTCGTTCATTCAGTTTTGGGATAGTCGGTTAACTTTAGAACGTATTCCTCGATTGCGTTTTGATAGTCCTGTGGTGGAGATGCTAACCCTTAGTGCTTGTGAGACCTCTGTGGGGAATAATTTGGGTATTAGCGGTTTGGCTGTAGATTCAGGCGCTAGAAGTGTCTTGGCTTCTCTCTGGGCGATCTCCGATGCAGGTACAGCGCCATTAATGATTAATTTCTATAAGCTATTTCCTGAGGCTAAAACCAAAGCTTTAGCTCTGCAACAGGCGCAGCGATCGCTGATAGATGGTAGCTTAAGAATTGAAAACAACAAAATTATTGGTATTCAGGGGATTCCTCCCATTTCTCTCAATAACAACGTTGGTAAATTAGATTTGCGCCATCCCTTTTTCTGGGCTCCCTTTGTACTTATTGGCAATTGGCTCTAA